From the genome of Salvelinus namaycush isolate Seneca chromosome 1, SaNama_1.0, whole genome shotgun sequence:
CTTATCGCTCCTGGCTACTCCACGATCATCAAGCGGCCCATGGACTTCGGCGCAATGAAGGAGAAAGTCAAGAATGAGTATTACCAGTCACTAGAGGAGCTCAAGGTACACCTGTCAGCTGCACTACCTTCTTGACGAATAACTTTCAGAATAGCTTCATTTTGTCTCATTCTAAAGCAGTGGATTGATTGACAATCAAGCCTGAGGTGTTGATTTAAATAGAAACCCAACGTTAAACATATGCAGAGTCCAGTGACTGACTGCAGTGTGTCTCCATTGATACAGGTGGACTTCAGGATCATGTGTGAGAATGCCATGATCTACAACAAGCCAGAGACCATTTACCACAAAGCTGCCAGGAAGCTGCTCCACTCTGGCATGAAGATCCTCCGCCCGGTAAGGAGAATGCGTCTACAGACGGAAATTTGACACATACATCTCACACATGCATATGGGATCTTCCCTTGAAAATGGGATTTAGTCCTggattaggcttaatctgtgtctagGAAACTGGCCCTATATGTGTGCCTGAGTGAAATAATCACTAGTTGCCACATATGAACAGCAGAGGGCGCCATATTCATACCCCTGAATGTTTAGATATGAATCTTCACCacagtttttatatattttttaaaataattggTGCCCTGTAATCACAAGACCCCTTGGTTGGAACAACAAGGGATTGTGGTGTACTTTGCGGTGAAACAAAGTCTACTCTCTTGCTGTCCCACAGGAGAGGCTTGAGAGCCTGAGGCAGAGTATTGAGTTCATGGCTGGCCTAGAGAACCCAGCCAACCGGTCAAGTAAGACTGGAGAGGTGGGAAACTCAAGCATGGGTCAGTGTAAAGATGGCCCCAGCCCTACAGATCCTAGCGAGACCGCCCAGTCTGCCCCACACACTCCCAGGTACTGTGATAACTTTACCCTGCACATGAACACTGACAATATGCTTTTAGGTATTAATTGCAGAGTCAACATATGGATTTCGATCTCGTACACAATTTACATAAACTAATATATAGACTACAGATAGGGGTTAAGGTGATTGTTCATAGCTTAGACTGTGAGAAGCTGTTCTTCACCAAACACAGATCCCAACCAGGAAGCAAGCAAGCAGTATTATACACTAATGTTAATAAGTCATGGATAGTGGGCTTGTTCTCCCAAGTGTTTGGTGGATCAGTTCTTTCCACAGACTCTGGCTGGAGGATGACCGATAATGAAAGGAATGCCTCTGAGCGTGTCAGGTCTTGTGTTCAGTCAGCACTATGCAGCACGTTTCACACCAATCACTCTCTGAAACCTACGAGTTATTGTCCTTTTAAACCCCACTGAGGTGTAATGAGTAGAAAATGTCTTCTCTTACttttaggtattttttttaactgcattgttggttaagggcttgtaagtaagcatttcactaaggttgAGCATTTCACTATGTGCcaaatacctgttgtatttggcacatgcaacaaatacaattttatttgaaatGCTTTCGCAAATAAGACTACAGCATGAGGACTTATAAGATTTGATGTGAAGTTTGATTGAAAGTATACTGACAGCATATTCATTGggaacatgtactgtagctatagCATGAAATGTATTCTCTATTAGATTCAGATGTTATGACTGTTTCAAAATGTATTGTAATCACTAATGGCTGCCAGCAAAATAAATTCCTATTTTCAGCTGATCCTTTTTTGGTATTGAACAATGAAACCCTATGAATCAGTTAAGTTCAAAGTCTCCTACTCCTCTATATTCTGTTCTCCAATACTTCCAGGAAAGACAACGACTCCAAAGACGAAGTGTCCAAGGTCGTCAGTCAGGCAGAGAAGGAGCTTGAGGAGATCCGCAAGCTCATTGACGATTCAGGAGGCAAACTGTCCAACAGAGGGCTGGAGAGTGAGGTGAGAGCCATGGGCTATGGAATTGGCTTAAACTGTTTAGGCCAACCAAGCTCTCTTACCCCATCTACTATGTAGGAAATGTATGGTCTAATTTAGTGAATGTATTCATTATGTTCACTAATGTAATAATACGACTGTTTTATTTGGTTATGTAGCTGGACTTTGAGAGGAGAAAGTCTGATGGTTCCACCACACTGGCAATCCTGAACCCAGTCGACCTTGTAGCTGGAGGTGGGTCCAGTCGTCACGGCCGCAATTAGCTAGTTGCGCTATATCCATTTCTATTTGTGCAACATGGGAAAACAGGAATCCATGATTGATTCCAACTTAACTCTATCAAGTGTAATAAAATCATCAGCTTTTAATTGTAAATGAGCCTCTATTTCTCAATCAACTCTTATCTCTACAGATGTGGGCTACTGCCCTGTGAAGCTGGGCATGATGTCCAACCGGCTGCAGAGTGGCATCAACACCCTGCAGGGCTTCAAGGAGGACAAGAGGAACATGGTCACACCAGGTAAGCTTAAGGGGCCTTAGTGACGAGTTTTAATAATCAAAAGGCATTTCTTATATCGACTTCCATCGTCTCCCAAGAGTGGCTGAATAACCTCTTCATCTGAGTGTCTGAGACTACAGAGCTTGTATAGAAGCGCATGTATAAATCTAATGTTCAACCAACATGCCAGTATCCATTCATGGGCAACATTGTTTTTCCCTAAGGTCATGTAGCCATGTTAGATTGTGATTctataaaaatctgtttttcatAGTCTTAtaaatgtatctctctctgtgagaGGCTGAGCTCTCAGCCTGTGGTCCTGTATCTCCATCAGTGTTTACGAGCTGTAATGTAATCCAATCTCTGATCTCGCAGTATCGTACATGAACTATGGTCCGTACACCTCCTACGCACCCGCCTACGACTCGAGCTTCGCCAACATCGGGAAAGAGGACTCTGACCTGATCTACTCCTTCTATGGAGAGGAAGCCAGCCTCCAGGGATCTGAGAGGTATGCATGTTGCTCCTCATCCTCCCCCTACATTACGGTGTAATATTATGGTCCGGATCTGACATTTACAATAACAAGGGCCTACTTTACAGTAAATAATTCCAAACAAACAAAGCTTTGAGCATTCCAGCATGCTCATAACAGTCCAGATGCCCCTGTATTTCATTGGGTTTGTATATGAGAGTATGCATTTTATGGTTCTGTTGGTGTGGATGAGATTCACTGTGGTGGAGGCTAAAACCACATGGTAAACCTGATACGACCCTACTGCTGCTTCTGAGAGGAGACCAAAtgtgactaccacacacacacacacacacacacacacacactgatgtaatgtgtttgtttttgtgtctgcagCCTCTCGGAGTTCCTGTCCAAATCGGAGGAGCACATGTACAAACTGGCAGACAACCTCCTGGACGCGTTGACTAACGGGGAGCACTCCAAAACCCTGAGAGAGGTAGAACCATTAAGCATGGGAATTATACGGCTATTTTAAAATTTCTTTGGACAATACTAACTTGATGCGTTCTTGTCTGTCAGACCCGTCCAGATGAGCAAGGGCCAACAGAAGCCTCTGAGACTGGAGACAAGGACATGGAGGTAAGTCTCAGCTACACTAGGACACTAAACCTGGACAACCTCAGCAGATAAAGGAGACACCACACCCTAGGTCTCAACTACACCCACCTGAAGTGAGCCCCAGCTATCCTGCTCCACGAAACATGACCCAACTCCTTGACATAAtacccgcttaacctggaagccagccacaccaatgtgtcggaggaaacactgtgcacctggtgaccgtgtcagcgtgcattgcgcccagccgccacaggagttgctagagcgtgatgggacaaggacatccctgccggcctaacccggacgacgctgggccaattgtgcaccaccccatgggtctcccggtcgcggccggctgcgacagagcctggattctaaccaggatctctagtggcacggTTAGCAACGGCGATGCAGTGccttgcgccactcgggaggctcagTGTTGGATAATATTAACAGCTTCTGCACATGCCATAACTGTTCTGTTCCAGCTGTGTCAACATGGCAAGCTCGTTCGCTAGCTGCCATGATCCAACACACGGAAAGAACATTTCCCCTTCAAAACACTGCCTCTCTCCACCAGCCCCTGAGAACAggtctgttcacacacacactgtcagggATGTGGAAATGTCTGTTATTTCTGCGCCCCCTTCGTTGGGCGGCTGAATGGCTCCTCAGTCACAGCAGTGTAGAGGCTGGAGGAAAGAAAAGATCAGGTGTCTCAAGCACACAGCAGCTCTCTGTACCTGGCTGTTTGCTGTGCTTGGCCAGTGTCCAGTTTATCCTCATTCCCTGGTTGGGTGTTGCTGCTGCTCTTTATTTTATTGGAAAGGGCTTGGCAGAGGTATCGACTGTAGCTACCAGAAAAGAGCTGGCCTGGCTGATGCCTCTCCTTTTCAGGAATGCAATTTCAAAGATTCACTGACTGCAGCACTGGGTGACTTGGAATCCAAACAAAAATGCTTTTATTAACCTTTCTTTCATCCTTTTGTTTTTCCCTCAGGTGGTTGATCCGGAGGCCAGCAAGCAGACTGAAAGCAGACTAGCCTCCCTGGGCTCTGTGATCGGCCTGGGCTTGGACCTCCAGACTCCACCGGACCTCCTCTCTGAGGGTAAAGATCAGCTCTAACTGAGGAAACCGACAGCATGCCAGTTAATTCTCTAAAGCTACTGAGAGCCAAAGCGTTACATTTTAAATCCCCTAGGCTTACACCCTTCCTCAAGGTAATTTAGGCATTTCTGACTCCTGCAGCCACCCTAGACTGTTGTAGGCCATATGCAGTCCCAGTTGAATGTAGTCTATGAAGATAAGAGGGAGGATTCAAGAAATAGAACCCTGCACGTGTCAATGCAAGCTTCCTTAGGATATTTAAGAGTGTGTATATGTCTATGTGCATCAGAGGCCCAACACTTCCAGCAGAAGTTGGATGAGACTACAAAGCTCCTCCACGAGCTGCAGGAAGCGCAGAGGGAACGCTTGAGTGTCAAGCAGCCCCCCAACATCATCTGCCTGCTAGCCCCAACCACCAAGGAGCTGCAACTGGGTAACACGTCCTTTTTTCCTTTTAAAGGAGAATGGAATTCCACTCTGTAGTTTATTGGGGGGGGCTCTGATTCAAAGGGTtgagttaaatgcggaagacacatttcggttgaagtCATTGTTGTGCAGCTGACTAGATATCACCTTTCTCCCCCACAACAGCCTTTGTTTTGGaccctgtaaaaaaaaaactgcaacCAGAAACAGTTATGACTAAACATGGATTTCTGTCAAGCTATTTCCTTTTGACTATCTTAATTCCAGTGGAAGAAATTTCTGGGTCATCCATTTCTCAGCTACACCACTACCAGTGATCTTTATTTGGACTCCACCTTTGGCTTGAAGTTGGACTGTAATATAATTTCCCATTTGTCTCCCTGTAGCTGAGAAGGTGACTGGTAACCTGGCCCAACTGACCAGTCAGGTGGCTCCGGGAGATGTGAGCAGTGTGTATGGGATCAGGAGGGCCATGGGCATCGCTATACCCCTAGAGGCAGATGAACCACTCATAGACCTCACCACAGGTAGGCTTAAACCACCCGGCATCTGTTTCCCTGGTTATTTAGGTCATGGGTAGTAAACATTCTAACCATATACTGGTTGATTTTGTGAACGTGTTCAGTGAAGTAGTAGGCCTACTTGCAAAACTGACTTACCTTTTTAATTGCCCCTGAGGTGGTAAAGTTGTATTGAATGGTGTTACGGTATATACAATGTTATGGCTACATATGAATTGAAATGTCAAAGCTATTCCCGTCATCTTGATTCCAGTTGATGCTGAGCCAATGGATACCTTGCCTGAAGTTCAGCAGATTCCAGTCATCGCAGTATAATGGAATTTCACAGCAACCATCCTCCTGATAACATCCAATCTCTGTTGTAGTGTACAAAAAGGTTCTTTGTTTGCATTTCTTTTAAACCTTTTTATATATAAAGCCATTTGTCATCTACCTTATCCAATCTGATATTCCGTGTCTTCGTAAATCAAGTTGGGATTCAGCCTTTAAAAAAATCAACTTGCGAAACAATTTATCGCAACTGTACAAAATGCAAACTCACATTTAGTCCTCAGACAGCATAAGATGAAAGCAACACGACAGACGTTGACTAAGGCCACAGGACAAGTCAGTGTTGCGTATCTTAAACGTCTGCCGTGGACCTTTTTTTATCTATCAAATCATttatgggtaacaattaagtatgttactgtgattgttttcaattaaacaATGGTCAAACAGCTTCTTAGCTAAATTTGCTCTTTGCTAGGACTGTCAGTGGTGTGATTGGGGAGTGGAGAGCTGAAAACAAGCTGTTATTGGccgagaggtttggaactctcttatcggtcttaactaatttactgcctggccaaaactccatcccaccaaacagGCTGagatttcaggtggtcttttcaaaatGGCGCTTATACTAAAAGGGCATTGTCATAGTATTATTCTAACCTGTGTGTTTAGGTACACAAAGGACACCAAATAGAATATTTGTTTGACCAGCGATTCCCATGCAACATATAAGACACTGCAGTTTGTTGGCTAGTCAATGCAATCTATACATTTACAACTAATATGGCTGAAGCATACTGCACAGCACTGAGTTAGGCTCAAGATCATTTTGTTTCAGTCAAATTAAGCTTTTCATTAGTCACCAGAATGTTGTTTTACTCTTCAAAATTGATTGTACTGTGCATATAGCACTTATTCGTCAGATTATTTTTGAAAGACATACCATATAAACTGTCCATTACACAGTAATTGAACAGACTGTCCATCGGTCTCAGCTGTTTCAGGAGGCAGGATATTTGGCTTCAATATTTACATTTAGTCCCATGGTCGtacaaaccaaacagaaaaaTAAGAAATTATTAGAGGGTGACTGTTCACTAAACGCGAATTGTATTAAAGGTAGACTCACCGATATGACGTAGATGcccaaagtaaacagcatagtgggtcaatttccacaacaGCGCAAGTTTAAACTTCTCCGCTGTAACAGCGTGAAGGGAACCCGTGCACAAACTGTTTGTGAGAGCGAAGTCTTGCCGCTCGTGACAACGTAATTTCGCTTAGTCTACCTTTTTTAAGGTCTAGAAAACCATGGCAGAGTGTGTACTGTCACTCCATTGTTTTGGTCACCATTTGCTTGATAAACAGCTCAGTTTTGAACAGACTGAAGATGTTTTTGGTACATCTCATGATTCCAGCAAGGTTCTAGGAATATCAGGTGATAGAATCCAGTATGACGACGACCAGTGCTTGACGTAACCTCCATGTCAGTCTAATTGAATGCACACATTAGAACTGgatctaaaaaataaataaacagcagCACTAAGCATTTATTTCCAATGAAGAATCTCCCAAAGGGATTCCTGGAAACACGAATAATCCAAAATATAACCTCTAGGACCACAAGGTCAAGTCTTGATCTTGTCCGGTCAGGATCATCGCTGACTGAAGCACTGGGATGGATTATATGAGTGCTCCGGTAGGTTTACTCTAAGAATGTTAACTTATGTGCGGTCATGTAATTAGTCTGTGCTGAATGCTAGACTGTGTCCTGTGACTGACCCAGCACACGTATGCGCTACCAGGCCCAGAGTCCACACACAGTAGTGTGCTCACCGTAGACCTCAGCTCAGGCCCATTCCCTGCTGCTTGCTCATGTCTGTGCACACAAAGAAGGTTGTCAGCTCGCCTTTTCCCTTGACGTTGATGAGGCCTCGGCACTCGCAGGAGTAGCCCAGCTTCTGGAGCACGTCTGACGTCTCCTCTGTGACCTGGAGCAGAAACAAGACAAACATTACTATGCTGAATGCATGCAGCCATGGTTTTTGTGTGGTTATAGTTACTCTCCAGCCAGACTAGCAAGGACAATACTAGGTTGTACTGAACCTGAATCTTGCCCAGCTCTCCAGTGCTCTCCATCCTACTGGCCACGTTGACGGTGTTGCCCCAGATGTCATACTGAGGTTTTCTGGCTCCAATCACCCCAGCAATAACAGGCCCATGGTTAATGCCTGTGAAAAGCAGGCAGACAGTGACACAGGGCACACATAACGAGATACCTGCTGGGAATAAACCAGTCACATACTGTAGAGTAGTCTACCAGAATGTGATGACCAAGACACTGACTGATTTTTATGCCTGAAAAGAGCATGATGACACAGAAAACtggaaataaaatacaaatgacaTGCTCAATTCAGTGATATACACTAACAAACAAGTACCATCAGCTTGTCTGGCTGAGTCAACCACAGGGAGTCAAAGCCATTTTACATTTccgttttagtcatttagcagatgcttttatccagagtgacttacatgaGCAATCGGGGTATcgcaagggcacatcgacagatttctCACTTAGTCAGCTCGGTAagtcgaaccagcaaccttttcgttactggcccaactcttaacggctaggctacctgctactaCCACTGCCAGTTGTTCATGTTGGAATCTCTgcattttaataaaaaatgtcTTCCAGGGAGAATTATGTGGACTTCATTTGTTATTTAGATTTTTCTAGGGACATGTGAATAAATCCTTTGATGCACCAGTCCTTTGAATTTTTTTTTCTTGTATTTCATGCCAGCTTTCTGTGATTATGTATTAAAACCCTAATGTGTGCTTTTATCCCTCAAGTATTATAAATATTTTCCTAAAGCCTGGGGGATCTGCTCAGAATAAGCTGTCTTAGAACTATGTCACAACAGTACACAGGGAGACCAGCGGAATCATGGAGAGTCAATGTTAGCTATTGTGGACAGAAAGAATGTCCTCCTACGTGGTTAGATAGACAGAGTATCGCAGGGCCAGGAGTGTTTTGTTCTATAACTAGAGCTCACAATTTCTCCTGACCAGGTTAGGTGCAGGTGTTCAGGAAAAACTCTTAGCACTAGAATAACAACCAATGAAACCCTAATAAAGATGGATAGAACCAGACACATTGCAGACGTTACAGGTAGTTAATGAATATAGTTCATATATGCCCAGGCCAGTGCCCAAGCTTTACTCACCCACACGCAGCCTAAAACTGTTGAAGGAGTGTCTGTTGATGCCATCCAGCTTGCCAATGAGGGCAATGGCAAACTCTACCATGTTCCCTATCTGTGCCTGCTGCCTATCTCGATCCTGAAACACAGTTCATCATAAAGTCCACACACAGGACACTACTA
Proteins encoded in this window:
- the LOC120048030 gene encoding bromodomain-containing protein 7-like translates to MGKKHKKHKSEKYEEYGERPLKLVLKVAGNEVTTGSSSFENTFDEHPDLEKHKDKKKKKKKDKERNDTMSPVDDKKKKKIKKKKGQDADTDLDDREASRTPIRSDLASSLNKVEEKELTPLQEALSQLIRQLQRKDPSAFFSFPVTDLIAPGYSTIIKRPMDFGAMKEKVKNEYYQSLEELKVDFRIMCENAMIYNKPETIYHKAARKLLHSGMKILRPERLESLRQSIEFMAGLENPANRSSKTGEVGNSSMGQCKDGPSPTDPSETAQSAPHTPRKDNDSKDEVSKVVSQAEKELEEIRKLIDDSGGKLSNRGLESELDFERRKSDGSTTLAILNPVDLVAGDVGYCPVKLGMMSNRLQSGINTLQGFKEDKRNMVTPVSYMNYGPYTSYAPAYDSSFANIGKEDSDLIYSFYGEEASLQGSESLSEFLSKSEEHMYKLADNLLDALTNGEHSKTLRETRPDEQGPTEASETGDKDMEVVDPEASKQTESRLASLGSVIGLGLDLQTPPDLLSEEAQHFQQKLDETTKLLHELQEAQRERLSVKQPPNIICLLAPTTKELQLAEKVTGNLAQLTSQVAPGDVSSVYGIRRAMGIAIPLEADEPLIDLTTVDAEPMDTLPEVQQIPVIAV